In Massilia violaceinigra, one DNA window encodes the following:
- the kdpE gene encoding two-component system response regulator KdpE, with the protein MTDSAPTALLVEDEPQIRRFVRAALEDEGWVVFEAATMQRGLIDAGTRTPDLVVLDLGLPDGDGIAFITDLRKWSGVPVIVLSARVGEADKIRALDAGADDYLTKPFGVGELQARVRATLRRQRQPGAAPAALVRFGTVSVDLQARRITKDGQHVHLTPTEFRLLSVIVANAGRVVTNPQLLREVWGPSHGEDGHYLRIYMGHLRHKLEDDPAQPRYLVTETGVGYRLLTPD; encoded by the coding sequence ATGACTGATTCCGCCCCCACCGCCCTGCTGGTCGAAGACGAACCGCAGATCCGCCGCTTCGTGCGCGCCGCGCTCGAAGACGAGGGCTGGGTCGTGTTCGAGGCAGCCACCATGCAGCGCGGCCTGATCGACGCAGGCACGCGCACGCCCGACCTGGTGGTGCTGGACCTGGGCCTGCCCGACGGTGACGGCATCGCCTTCATCACCGACCTGCGCAAGTGGTCGGGGGTGCCGGTGATCGTGCTGTCGGCGCGGGTGGGCGAGGCCGACAAGATCCGCGCGCTCGACGCCGGCGCCGACGATTACCTGACCAAGCCGTTCGGCGTGGGCGAGCTGCAGGCGCGCGTGCGCGCCACCTTGCGCCGCCAGCGCCAGCCGGGCGCCGCGCCCGCCGCGCTGGTGCGCTTCGGTACCGTGAGCGTGGATCTGCAAGCGCGCCGCATTACCAAGGACGGCCAGCACGTGCACCTGACGCCGACCGAGTTCCGCCTGCTGTCGGTCATCGTGGCCAATGCCGGGCGCGTGGTCACCAATCCGCAGCTGCTGCGCGAGGTATGGGGGCCGTCGCACGGCGAGGATGGCCACTACCTGCGCATCTACATGGGCCATCTGCGCCACAAGCTCGAAGACGATCCGGCGCAGCCGCGCTACCTGGTGACCGAAACCGGCGTCGGCTACCGTCTCCTGACGCCGGACTAG
- a CDS encoding redoxin family protein — MNRYSMAALAIAVTLGVATLSMPAGSRAANAGPYSSNLPVQGAMPGFDGAVTWLNSAPLTPAQLRGKVVLVDFWTYSCINCIRTVPYVRAWADKYRGQGLAVVGVHTPEFKFEEDLTNVSAAVARFQINFPVAVDSHHRIWQAWGNRAWPAWYLVDANGKIRYRQLGEGGYDKLERAIQSLLAEARGGPVDTTLVAPPMPAEQLAPDLRQLDSAETYVGYSRATNFRSPERVRSGVPHDYSVGALALNQWGLSGRWTVNAESAVAAQAGSGVTHQFSARDLHLVMGAGAPGRRARIKVTIDGRAPGADHGADIDADGNGLVTDTRLYQLIRQSGTVRQRRVEIRFLDSGADVYAFTFG, encoded by the coding sequence ATGAACCGATATTCCATGGCCGCGCTCGCAATCGCCGTCACGCTCGGCGTGGCGACACTCTCGATGCCGGCCGGCAGCCGTGCCGCCAACGCCGGTCCCTACAGCAGCAACTTGCCGGTACAGGGCGCCATGCCGGGTTTCGACGGCGCGGTCACGTGGCTCAACAGCGCGCCGCTGACGCCGGCGCAACTGCGCGGCAAGGTGGTGCTGGTCGATTTCTGGACCTATTCCTGCATCAACTGCATCCGCACCGTGCCGTATGTGCGCGCCTGGGCCGACAAGTATCGCGGGCAGGGTCTGGCCGTGGTCGGGGTGCATACCCCCGAGTTCAAGTTCGAAGAAGACCTGACCAACGTGAGTGCCGCCGTCGCGCGCTTCCAGATCAATTTTCCCGTTGCGGTCGATAGTCACCATCGTATCTGGCAGGCCTGGGGCAACCGCGCCTGGCCCGCCTGGTATCTGGTCGATGCGAACGGCAAGATCCGCTACCGCCAGCTGGGGGAAGGTGGATACGACAAGCTGGAGCGGGCGATCCAGTCGCTGCTGGCCGAGGCGCGCGGCGGCCCGGTCGATACCACGCTGGTCGCTCCCCCCATGCCCGCCGAGCAGCTCGCGCCCGACCTGCGCCAGCTCGATTCGGCCGAGACCTATGTCGGATACAGCCGCGCCACGAACTTCCGCTCGCCTGAACGGGTCCGCTCCGGCGTGCCGCACGACTACTCGGTGGGCGCGCTCGCCCTGAACCAGTGGGGCCTGTCCGGACGCTGGACCGTGAACGCCGAATCCGCGGTGGCCGCACAAGCCGGAAGCGGCGTCACCCACCAGTTCAGCGCCCGCGACCTGCACCTTGTAATGGGAGCCGGCGCACCCGGGCGCCGTGCGCGCATCAAGGTCACCATCGATGGCCGCGCGCCGGGCGCGGACCACGGGGCCGACATCGATGCCGACGGAAACGGCCTCGTCACGGACACCCGCCTCTACCAGCTGATCCGGCAGTCCGGAACCGTACGCCAGCGGCGCGTCGAGATCCGTTTCCTCGACAGCGGGGCCGACGTGTATGCCTTTACCTTCGGATGA
- a CDS encoding sigma-54-dependent transcriptional regulator — translation MIHSLIDAENTLASPVCALAGRAAQRLALTILWHPQPQRIGDQFIAAPGSGDMEVNRFAPLFCGPEASAAPLGHRRIARDSLRLRRHRDHGVSLLLPQSRMRVELNGAMLAGAGTRCTAEQVDTGLVIGLGGVVLLCVHWMDRLPQHSAIASVHGVSSAAIRVRELIRQVSATDLPVLLLGEAGSGKELAAQAIHQASARGHGPMATVNMATLGETQAVADLFGAQTGAFARAGGGTLFLDKIGTAPRAVQAMLLRVLQTGEYRPPGARVKEAARARLIGASDHDLQHGGFHQGLLRRLEALVVHLPPLRERRCDIGVLALHFMQAWSARTGSAAELPLAFISQLCNYDWPGNVRQLGSVVQRALSAAQAGEPLAFDALVPGVAAGVASRPARVRLGKVSGQAVLDALEANGWLIRNAALALGVSRPSMYKLIEAHPAIRQVDAIAPAEIEAALAASGGDAGRCAAALKTPSEALRRYLRRRAAGKVL, via the coding sequence GTGATCCATTCCCTCATCGACGCCGAGAACACCCTGGCCTCGCCGGTTTGCGCGCTCGCCGGCCGCGCCGCGCAGCGGCTGGCGCTGACCATCCTGTGGCACCCGCAGCCGCAGCGTATCGGCGACCAGTTCATCGCCGCGCCGGGCAGCGGCGACATGGAGGTCAACCGCTTCGCGCCGCTGTTCTGCGGCCCCGAGGCCAGCGCGGCGCCGCTCGGCCACCGCCGCATCGCGCGCGATTCGCTGCGGCTGCGGCGCCATCGCGACCATGGCGTGAGCCTGCTGCTGCCGCAAAGCCGCATGCGGGTGGAACTGAACGGAGCCATGCTGGCCGGCGCCGGCACGCGCTGCACAGCCGAACAGGTGGACACGGGCCTGGTCATCGGCCTCGGTGGCGTTGTGCTGCTGTGCGTGCACTGGATGGACCGCCTGCCGCAGCACAGCGCCATCGCCTCCGTGCACGGGGTAAGCAGCGCCGCGATCCGCGTGCGTGAGCTGATCCGGCAGGTGTCCGCGACCGACCTGCCGGTGCTGCTGCTGGGTGAAGCCGGCAGCGGCAAGGAACTCGCCGCGCAGGCGATCCATCAAGCCAGCGCGCGCGGCCACGGCCCGATGGCGACGGTGAACATGGCGACCCTGGGCGAAACGCAGGCGGTGGCCGACCTGTTCGGCGCGCAAACGGGCGCCTTCGCGCGGGCGGGCGGCGGCACCCTGTTTCTCGACAAGATAGGCACGGCACCGCGCGCGGTGCAGGCAATGCTGCTGCGCGTGCTGCAGACCGGCGAGTACCGCCCGCCCGGCGCGCGCGTCAAGGAGGCGGCCAGGGCGCGCCTGATCGGCGCCAGCGACCACGATCTGCAGCACGGCGGCTTTCATCAGGGTCTGCTGCGCCGTCTCGAAGCGCTGGTGGTGCACCTGCCGCCCCTGCGCGAGCGGCGCTGCGATATCGGCGTGCTGGCGCTGCACTTCATGCAGGCGTGGAGCGCGCGCACCGGCAGCGCCGCCGAACTGCCGCTGGCCTTCATCAGCCAGCTGTGCAACTACGACTGGCCCGGCAATGTGCGCCAGCTCGGCAGCGTGGTGCAGCGCGCCCTGAGCGCCGCGCAGGCGGGCGAGCCGCTGGCCTTCGATGCGCTGGTGCCGGGCGTGGCGGCTGGAGTGGCGAGCCGGCCGGCGCGCGTCAGGCTGGGCAAGGTGAGCGGACAGGCGGTGCTGGACGCGCTGGAGGCGAACGGCTGGCTGATCCGCAATGCGGCGCTGGCGCTGGGGGTGTCGCGCCCATCGATGTACAAGCTGATCGAGGCGCATCCCGCCATCCGCCAGGTTGACGCGATCGCACCGGCCGAGATCGAGGCGGCGCTGGCGGCCAGCGGCGGCGACGCCGGACGCTGCGCCGCCGCCCTCAAGACGCCCAGCGAAGCGTTACGGCGTTACCTGCGCCGGCGTGCCGCAGGCAAGGTGTTGTGA
- a CDS encoding response regulator, which produces MGETDHVLIVDDDRDIRELLSTYLEKQGLCCTAVADGRAMRAALQRSTPDVIVLDIMLPGDDGLVLCREIRAGKHRAIPILMLTARDDETDRVVGLELGADDYVAKPFAARELLARIRAVLRRTRMLPPNMQVTESTRLIGFGAWRLDVVARHLLADDDVAVALSTAEYRLLRVFLDHPQRVLTRDQLLELTHGHDAQAFDRSIDILVSRLRQRLRDDPREPRYIKTLRSEGYVLSCPVTPLAGAM; this is translated from the coding sequence GTGGGAGAGACCGATCATGTCCTGATCGTGGACGACGACCGGGACATTCGTGAGTTGCTCAGTACCTATCTCGAAAAACAGGGCCTGTGCTGTACGGCAGTGGCCGACGGCCGCGCGATGCGGGCGGCGCTTCAACGGTCGACGCCGGACGTCATCGTTCTCGACATCATGCTTCCTGGCGACGACGGGCTCGTCCTGTGCCGCGAAATCAGGGCGGGCAAGCACCGCGCCATTCCGATTCTGATGCTCACCGCGCGCGACGATGAAACCGATCGCGTTGTCGGCCTCGAGCTGGGCGCCGACGACTATGTGGCCAAGCCGTTCGCGGCGCGCGAACTGCTGGCGCGCATCCGGGCGGTGCTGCGCCGCACGCGGATGCTTCCTCCCAATATGCAGGTGACCGAATCGACGCGCCTGATCGGCTTCGGAGCGTGGCGGCTCGACGTCGTGGCACGCCATCTGCTCGCCGATGACGATGTCGCGGTCGCGCTGAGCACCGCGGAATACCGGCTGCTGCGGGTCTTCCTCGACCATCCGCAACGTGTCCTGACACGCGATCAGTTGCTGGAGCTGACCCACGGCCACGATGCACAGGCATTCGACCGCTCCATCGACATTCTTGTCAGCCGCCTGCGCCAGCGTTTGCGCGACGATCCGCGCGAGCCGCGCTACATCAAGACGCTGCGCAGCGAAGGGTATGTGCTGTCATGCCCGGTCACGCCGCTCGCGGGCGCGATGTGA
- a CDS encoding ATP-binding protein has product MPGHAARGRDVSRVIALLRRLAPASLFTRLSFILLAGLAAAQYLSAHLTIEERNDASMGAMIDYVESDVRTAVALIDRLPHAERAAWLPRLARGGYRFSSGTGSDGPPVRAPHSARLLASVTRALTPGYAFTARAVEGGPERFQVHVQLSDGQPLTVDFRPRRGLPLSPRLPYMLAGQLALVALACWLAVRLAIKPLRTLAQAADALGPDLRPVPMPEQGPSEVVRAARAFNAMQRRIAAYVDERLRILAAISHDLQTPITRMRLRVDLMDESPQQQRLIKDLQQLEDLARQGIGYARAMHGLLEPARAIDPNDLLDAITLDYRDSGADVVFDSQPGEPLVTRPGALRRVVTNLVDNCLKYAGQARIVMERSAEREALITIRVLDQGPGIPEAALEAVFEPFYRIESSRNRDTGGTGLGLAIARQLALTLGGALTLHNRPEGGLEARLVLRALEAPPAP; this is encoded by the coding sequence ATGCCCGGTCACGCCGCTCGCGGGCGCGATGTGAGCCGCGTGATCGCCCTTTTGCGCAGGCTGGCGCCGGCCAGCCTGTTCACGCGCCTGTCGTTCATTCTGCTGGCGGGGCTGGCTGCGGCCCAGTACCTTTCCGCCCATCTGACGATTGAAGAACGCAACGACGCGAGCATGGGGGCGATGATCGATTACGTCGAGTCCGACGTGCGCACCGCCGTTGCCCTGATCGACCGCTTGCCCCACGCCGAGCGGGCGGCCTGGCTGCCGCGCCTTGCACGCGGCGGCTACCGTTTTTCGTCCGGCACCGGCAGCGACGGGCCACCGGTTCGCGCGCCGCACTCGGCACGCTTGCTGGCGTCCGTCACGCGCGCGCTGACGCCTGGCTATGCATTCACCGCGCGTGCGGTCGAAGGCGGACCCGAACGATTCCAGGTGCACGTGCAGCTGTCGGACGGGCAGCCGCTGACCGTCGACTTCCGCCCGCGCCGCGGCCTGCCCCTGTCACCGCGCCTGCCCTACATGCTGGCGGGGCAGCTGGCATTGGTCGCGCTGGCCTGCTGGCTGGCGGTACGGCTGGCAATCAAACCGCTGCGTACCCTCGCCCAGGCAGCCGACGCGCTCGGGCCCGACCTGCGCCCGGTTCCGATGCCTGAACAAGGACCGTCGGAGGTCGTGCGCGCGGCGCGTGCCTTCAATGCCATGCAGCGGCGCATCGCCGCCTACGTCGACGAACGGCTGCGCATCCTGGCGGCGATATCGCACGATTTGCAAACGCCGATCACGCGCATGCGCCTGCGCGTCGACCTGATGGACGAATCGCCGCAGCAGCAACGCCTCATCAAGGATCTTCAGCAGCTCGAAGACCTGGCGCGGCAAGGGATCGGCTATGCGCGCGCCATGCACGGCCTGCTGGAACCGGCGCGCGCGATCGACCCCAACGACCTGCTCGACGCCATCACGCTCGACTACCGCGACAGCGGCGCCGACGTCGTGTTCGACAGCCAGCCCGGCGAGCCGCTCGTCACGCGTCCCGGCGCCTTGCGCCGTGTCGTCACGAATCTGGTCGACAACTGCCTCAAGTATGCAGGCCAGGCACGGATCGTAATGGAGCGTTCCGCTGAACGAGAAGCGCTCATCACGATCCGGGTACTGGACCAGGGCCCGGGCATTCCGGAGGCGGCGCTGGAGGCGGTGTTCGAGCCGTTTTACCGGATCGAAAGCTCGCGCAACCGCGACACCGGCGGCACTGGCCTGGGCCTTGCCATCGCACGCCAGTTGGCGCTCACCCTCGGGGGCGCGCTGACCTTGCACAATCGCCCCGAAGGCGGGCTGGAAGCGCGGCTGGTGTTGCGCGCCCTGGAGGCGCCGCCCGCGCCATGA